In the genome of Bradysia coprophila strain Holo2 unplaced genomic scaffold, BU_Bcop_v1 contig_232, whole genome shotgun sequence, one region contains:
- the LOC119076529 gene encoding lipase-like, whose amino-acid sequence MIVFEYTLLILCIIDVFGEAYTPGSDELLLHALTPLLHPLGGLLFDGPASISNAPTTTNQNILPNLDQMMYYNYYAASTYYAYDHDDLSCEYCLKFSGDVDDHTVLNNNVHNTLALVTLSKKRQEIVVAFRGTWNVWNVVLDVLLIAATPYDTPEPILIHQGFYIAEMSLYDDVVRTIAKYLNLNPGLKVVLTGHSLGGAMARLTYFFLEDNKQFPSVVYELFTYGEPRVGNVYFAEFMNNQPIVIARVVARADIIPHIPPTSIIGTNLLGDYYVHAQTEFWIDGQQDQKFCQQNVYEDPNCSMSLGPLYNVVDHVTYFDTNLASVIGQPLVVAYLPLRLLNPVDTLPPLPKPMENLIGDTAQELVGAISPILG is encoded by the exons ATGATAGTATTTGAATATACTCTTCTAATCTTATGCATAATAGACGTGTTCGGAGAAGCTTACACACCCGGATCGGACGAACTTTTACTCCACGCTTTAACCCCGTTACTGCATCCATTAGGCGGTCTATTGTTCGATGGTCCTGCGTCAATTTCTAACGCTCCAACTACTACCAACCAAAACATTTTGCCAAATTTGGATCAAATGATGTATTACAACTACTACGCAGCGTCTACATACTATGCGTACGATCATGACGATTTGTCATGTGAATATTGCTTGAAGTTCAGCGGTGATGTCGATGATCACACAG TTCTTAACAACAACGTTCACAACACACTTGCGCTAGTCACTCTCTCTAAGAAGCGACAAGAGATTGTCGTCGCATTTCGCGGGACATGGAATGTGTGGAATGTTGTACTGGATGTATTGCTCATAGCTGCAACACCTTATGATACTCCGGAACCGATCTTGATACATCAGGGATTTTATATTGCTGAGATGTCTCTCTACGACGac GTGGTTCGAACTATAGCCAAATATCTAAATCTAAATCCCGGATTGAAAGTTGTTTTAACTGGTCATAGTTTGGGAGGAGCTATGGCACGTCTAACGTACTTCTTCCTTGAGGATAATAAACAGTTTCCTTCTGTAGTATACGAACTATTTACCTACGGAGAACCAAGGGTGGGCAATGTATACTTTGCAGAATTTATGAATAACCAGCCGATTGTCATTGCAAGAGTAGTGGCCAG AGCAGACATTATTCCGCATATACCGCCTACCAGCATAATAGGTACTAACCTTCTGGGCGATTATTACGTGCATGCACAAACCGAATTTTGGATAGATGGTCAACAAgaccaaaaattttgtcaacaaaatgtgTACGAGGACCCAAACTGTTCAATGTCTTTAGGACCACTGTACAACGTCGTAGATCATGTCACCTACTTTGATACGAATCTTGCAAGTGTTATTGGCCAACCGTTGGTGGTTGCATATCTTCCACTACGTCTACTCAATCCGGTTGATACTTTGCCTCCGTTACCGAAACCAATGGAAAACTTAATTGGCGATACAGCACAGGAACTGGTCGGTGCAATATCTCCTATACTAGGCTAA
- the LOC119076543 gene encoding uncharacterized protein LOC119076543, producing the protein MKTSHRSSESDSSSDDENLQLLREAADTSLISDSMFKLAGKRSEESSSSKPPAALKSQRQITDANEHIDDLLVPEEMRKFVSKKLAKIIENSVEFVYVSETEESPSRADDTVEEIKLLDNVVLNIDWAGETAECNKRKKQDIRKRKLPDVDDSKTESVRISEAVVDLEDLSMEVSNWQTRPKGTVFEYHEKNGKLFEVEPETEFSEKRKRNNWNESRISMRNTNRSQ; encoded by the exons atgaaGACCAGCCACCGTAGCTCCGAATCTGATTCATCATCTGACGATGAGAATCTGCAACTTCTTCGTGAAGCAGCTGACACATCTCTTATTAGCGATAGTATGTTCAAATTAGCTGGCAAAAGATCGGAAGAAAGTTCAAGTTCAA AACCCCCAGCCGCCCTGAAATCCCAAAGACAAATAACCGATGCCAATGAACACATTGACGACTTGCTTGTACCAGAGGAGATGCGAAAATTTGTCAGCAAAAAATTAGCGAAGATAATCGAGAACAGCGTGGAATTTGTGTACGTTAGTGAGACTGAAGAATCGCCGAGCCGAGCCGATGACACAGTGGaagaaataaaacttttggaCAATGTTGTTCTGAATATCGATTGGGCTGGTGAAACTGCAGAATGTAATAAAAGGAAGAAGCAGGACATTAGGAAACGAAAATTGCCTGATGTTGATGATTCTAAGACAGAGTCTGTAAGAATCTCCGAAGCAGTCGTTGATCTCGAAGATCTTTCGATGGAAGTCAGTAATTGGCAGACCCGACCCAAAGGCACAGTGTTCGAGTATCATGAGAAAAATGGCAAGCTATTCGAAGTGGAACCAGAAACTGAATTCTCGGAGAAACGGAAAAGAAACAACTGGAACGAAAGCCGAATATCGATGAGAAATACAAATCGGTCACAGTAA